In a genomic window of Streptomyces noursei ATCC 11455:
- a CDS encoding cation transporter, producing the protein MATAPARSDDPTRQETLTRRIRLLVAATISYNAVEAAVALTAGTAASSAALVGFGLDSVIEVSSAAAIAWQFSAADQAVRQARERTALRLIAFSFFALAAYVATDAIRALAGAAETRHSPAGILLAALSLIVMPVLSTAQRRAGRELGSASAVADSRQTLLCTYLSAVLLVGLLADTLLGWTWADPVAALAIAAVAVKEGRAAWRGENCCAALAISPTPHTEKAADACGCTPPCDCCA; encoded by the coding sequence ATGGCCACCGCGCCCGCCCGCTCCGACGACCCCACCCGGCAGGAGACCCTGACCCGGCGCATACGACTGCTCGTCGCAGCGACCATCAGCTACAACGCCGTCGAGGCCGCCGTGGCCCTCACGGCCGGCACGGCAGCCTCCTCCGCCGCGCTGGTCGGCTTCGGCCTCGACTCGGTCATCGAGGTCTCCTCCGCCGCCGCGATCGCCTGGCAGTTCTCCGCCGCAGACCAAGCCGTACGGCAGGCACGCGAACGAACCGCCCTGCGGCTCATAGCCTTCTCGTTCTTCGCCCTGGCCGCCTACGTCGCCACCGACGCGATACGGGCACTGGCCGGCGCAGCCGAGACCCGCCACTCGCCGGCCGGGATCCTGCTGGCCGCCCTCTCGCTCATCGTCATGCCGGTCCTGTCCACCGCCCAACGCCGCGCCGGGCGTGAGCTCGGCTCGGCCTCGGCTGTCGCCGACTCCCGACAGACCCTGCTGTGCACATACCTGTCAGCGGTACTTCTCGTCGGCCTGCTCGCCGACACCCTCCTCGGCTGGACTTGGGCCGACCCCGTCGCCGCCCTCGCCATCGCCGCAGTGGCCGTGAAGGAAGGCCGCGCCGCCTGGCGCGGAGAGAACTGCTGCGCCGCTCTCGCCATCTCCCCCACCCCGCACACCGAAAAGGCAGCGGACGCTTGCGGCTGCACACCACCATGCGACTGCTGCGCCTGA
- a CDS encoding ArsR/SmtB family transcription factor, which translates to MLTLASEADVLARFGRALADPIRCRLLLALREAPAHPSDLAEALGISRTRLSNHLACLRDCGLVVAIPVGRRTRYELADPRIGHALDDLRTAVVAVEADRSCPDAERKNCC; encoded by the coding sequence GTGCTGACTCTCGCCTCCGAGGCCGACGTTCTCGCGCGGTTCGGCCGCGCCCTCGCCGACCCGATCCGCTGCCGCCTGCTGCTGGCACTTCGCGAAGCCCCGGCTCACCCGTCCGACCTCGCCGAGGCTCTGGGGATCTCGCGGACCCGACTGTCGAACCACCTGGCCTGCCTGCGCGACTGCGGCCTGGTCGTCGCGATCCCCGTCGGTCGCCGAACCCGCTACGAACTGGCCGACCCCCGCATCGGACACGCCCTCGACGACCTGCGCACCGCCGTCGTCGCGGTGGAAGCGGACCGCTCTTGCCCCGACGCCGAGCGAAAGAACTGCTGCTGA